Proteins encoded together in one Parasegetibacter sp. NRK P23 window:
- the murB gene encoding UDP-N-acetylmuramate dehydrogenase, which yields MRVCKQFNLQPYNSYRLNATCETAYFPSNEAEIRAVFQENKERKILLGSGHNVILSKTYYPESFVIFADNLNKTKLDGTTIEVEAGATMVELCDLALQHELTGLETFYDIPSSAGGAVVMNAGAGGEEMKDLLISVKYYDPLSDSFHEIRKEDIGFEYRNSFFQKNPGLIVVSAKLQLQKGTREQIKEKMERIKTTRWQKQPRDLPNAGSVFKRPPGHFVGPLVDELGLKGFSIGDAQISGKHSGFIVNKGNATGKDIIDLITYVQQKVKEKFNLHLEVEQRIL from the coding sequence ATGAGAGTGTGCAAACAATTTAACCTTCAACCCTACAATTCGTACCGGCTCAACGCCACCTGCGAAACGGCCTACTTCCCCTCCAACGAAGCGGAAATAAGAGCGGTGTTCCAGGAAAATAAGGAGCGGAAAATATTGCTGGGCAGCGGCCACAACGTAATCTTATCCAAAACATATTATCCTGAAAGCTTTGTGATATTCGCCGACAACCTCAATAAAACAAAGTTGGATGGCACTACGATTGAAGTAGAGGCGGGCGCTACCATGGTGGAATTGTGTGACCTGGCACTTCAACACGAATTAACCGGACTGGAAACTTTTTACGACATCCCCAGTTCAGCCGGTGGTGCGGTCGTCATGAACGCGGGAGCAGGTGGCGAAGAAATGAAGGACCTGCTTATCTCCGTTAAATATTATGATCCCCTTTCCGACAGCTTTCATGAGATCAGAAAAGAAGACATCGGTTTCGAGTACCGGAACAGCTTTTTTCAGAAGAACCCGGGACTGATTGTAGTGAGCGCAAAATTACAATTGCAGAAAGGCACGCGGGAACAAATCAAAGAAAAAATGGAGCGCATCAAAACCACACGCTGGCAAAAGCAGCCCAGGGATCTTCCGAACGCGGGCAGCGTGTTCAAAAGGCCACCCGGCCATTTCGTGGGCCCGCTGGTGGATGAACTCGGGCTGAAGGGTTTCTCCATCGGAGATGCGCAGATATCCGGTAAACACAGCGGCTTTATCGTAAACAAAGGCAACGCGACCGGTAAAGACATCATCGACCTGATCACTTATGTACAGCAAAAGGTGAAAGAAAAATTCAACCTGCACCTGGAAGTGGAACAAAGAATACTGTAA
- a CDS encoding oligosaccharide flippase family protein: MSKFFKDLVSVAFSKAGVILFGLGKAVILSRWLGPEQTGIITALNVFPMLFMSIGSLGVRQSTTYLVGQKQYDETAIKTALVHIWVISTLFSMLSCFLLMKNMSSAGHNTWLVLLAMAPIPFNLFNTYNSGIFLGQNNIRTFNRINWLPSFVILLLTGLLVVFLNMGITGGMMAAIGGPLVMSAILLFKNRFIKSFSFTIEWKVVKSLLSLGIVYAVSLLVINLNYRIDIFLMDRLSTAHELGIYSRGAQLMEYLWEIPMLLSTLVFSGSATAANGRAYSEKVAPLLRISILVVGVLSLILFMYSEQIITLLFGEAFQRSAKVQQILLPGVLLLTVFKVLNMDLAGKGKPWIAIKAMIPALVLNIVLNLLWIPTHGAAGSALASTISYSVAAIIFLFLYAQAVDMEVKQIITYKKEDYRLLTRLFTKKLNKLPT; the protein is encoded by the coding sequence ATGAGCAAGTTTTTTAAAGACCTGGTAAGCGTGGCTTTCAGCAAAGCGGGCGTGATCCTTTTCGGGTTGGGCAAGGCGGTCATCCTTTCCAGGTGGCTCGGTCCTGAACAAACCGGGATCATTACCGCGCTGAATGTATTCCCCATGCTTTTCATGTCTATCGGATCGCTGGGCGTAAGGCAGTCCACCACTTACCTCGTGGGGCAGAAACAATATGATGAGACCGCGATTAAAACAGCGCTGGTGCACATCTGGGTGATCTCCACACTGTTCAGTATGCTGAGTTGTTTCCTGCTGATGAAAAACATGAGCAGCGCCGGACACAACACCTGGCTGGTATTGCTCGCCATGGCGCCTATCCCGTTTAACTTGTTCAATACCTATAATTCCGGCATCTTCCTGGGACAAAATAATATCCGCACCTTCAACCGCATCAACTGGCTTCCTTCCTTTGTAATACTATTGCTTACCGGCCTGCTGGTGGTGTTCCTGAACATGGGCATTACCGGTGGCATGATGGCCGCGATCGGTGGTCCCTTGGTGATGTCGGCGATCCTGTTGTTTAAGAACAGGTTCATCAAGAGTTTCAGTTTTACCATCGAATGGAAAGTAGTAAAATCCCTGCTTTCCCTGGGCATCGTTTACGCGGTTTCCTTATTGGTCATCAACCTGAATTACCGGATCGATATATTCCTCATGGACAGGCTCTCCACCGCGCATGAACTCGGCATTTATTCGCGGGGTGCCCAATTGATGGAGTACTTATGGGAAATTCCCATGTTGCTGAGTACACTTGTATTTTCGGGCAGCGCCACGGCGGCCAATGGTCGCGCGTACTCGGAAAAAGTAGCGCCCCTGCTGCGCATTTCCATCCTGGTGGTGGGTGTATTGTCCTTAATACTGTTTATGTATTCAGAACAGATCATCACGCTGCTTTTCGGAGAAGCCTTTCAACGCAGCGCGAAGGTGCAGCAGATCCTGCTTCCGGGCGTGCTCCTGCTCACGGTTTTTAAAGTATTGAATATGGACCTCGCCGGCAAGGGAAAACCGTGGATCGCCATCAAAGCCATGATCCCGGCGCTGGTGCTGAACATCGTGCTTAACCTGCTCTGGATACCCACCCATGGCGCAGCGGGTTCGGCCCTGGCCTCCACCATCAGTTACTCGGTGGCCGCCATTATTTTTCTCTTCCTCTATGCCCAGGCGGTGGATATGGAGGTGAAACAAATCATCACCTACAAAAAGGAAGATTACAGGTTGCTGACCAGACTATTCACTAAAAAACTCAATAAACTTCCGACATGA
- a CDS encoding UDP-N-acetylglucosamine 1-carboxyvinyltransferase, whose translation MKKNLTAIIEGKQVPNGTVRVSGAKNAGTRLLAAALIADSKVTLDNFPTELVDANYKMDFIRKSGGIVTADRENQSVDIDPSGFMDHVLDHYDYPIRTTYLLVPGLIKRSGVARIPYPGGCKIGSRGYDLHMMVWEKLGATVTEKPDYIEVVAKHGFKPGEINFPISTIGGTENALISASTIEGETIIKNAYISPEVESLIEFLRTLGARIDVVGNSYIKVSGSKFLRGSIFRVMPDRIEALTWMVYGIISGGTIRVEDVPFSSMEIPLIHLKEAGIDFYSNARNIIVSPDALINGKIQPFELACGTHPGIISDMQPFYVLLGLHADGISRIFDYRYPERMQYCAELFKFYTEGLVWSKGSITTDGNKVIQSAKAQSTDLRGSMALVLAALMAEGRSEISNVEMALRGYNDLEKKLAGLNISIDIKEAVHEQVF comes from the coding sequence ATGAAAAAAAATCTCACGGCAATTATAGAAGGTAAACAAGTACCCAATGGAACAGTGAGGGTGAGCGGCGCCAAAAACGCCGGCACGCGCTTACTCGCCGCGGCGCTCATCGCCGACAGTAAAGTAACGCTGGACAACTTCCCCACGGAATTGGTAGACGCGAATTATAAAATGGACTTTATCCGTAAATCCGGGGGCATTGTAACGGCGGACCGCGAAAACCAGTCCGTTGATATCGATCCTTCCGGCTTCATGGACCATGTACTCGATCATTACGATTACCCCATCCGTACCACTTACCTGTTGGTACCGGGCCTTATCAAGCGATCCGGCGTGGCGAGAATCCCCTATCCAGGTGGTTGCAAAATCGGCAGCAGGGGATACGACCTGCACATGATGGTATGGGAAAAACTTGGGGCCACCGTTACCGAAAAGCCCGATTACATTGAAGTAGTAGCGAAGCATGGATTTAAACCCGGAGAAATCAACTTCCCCATTTCCACGATCGGGGGAACAGAAAATGCGCTCATTTCCGCTTCCACCATTGAAGGCGAAACCATCATTAAAAACGCGTACATCTCCCCTGAAGTAGAATCACTGATTGAGTTCCTCAGAACGTTGGGTGCGAGGATAGATGTGGTGGGTAACAGCTATATCAAAGTGTCGGGCAGTAAGTTTTTACGCGGCTCTATTTTCAGGGTGATGCCCGACCGTATTGAAGCGCTCACCTGGATGGTGTACGGCATCATTTCAGGTGGTACCATCCGTGTTGAAGACGTGCCGTTTTCAAGTATGGAAATACCGCTGATCCACCTTAAAGAAGCAGGCATCGACTTTTACAGCAACGCCAGGAACATCATCGTTTCACCCGACGCGCTTATCAACGGGAAAATACAACCTTTCGAACTGGCCTGCGGCACACACCCCGGCATCATTTCCGATATGCAACCCTTCTATGTATTGCTGGGCCTTCATGCCGACGGCATCAGCCGGATATTCGACTACCGCTACCCTGAACGCATGCAATACTGCGCGGAGTTGTTCAAATTTTACACGGAAGGTCTGGTATGGTCGAAAGGATCCATCACCACAGATGGCAATAAGGTCATTCAAAGCGCGAAGGCACAATCTACCGACCTTCGGGGCAGCATGGCGCTGGTGCTAGCTGCGCTGATGGCAGAGGGCCGCTCAGAGATCAGCAATGTGGAAATGGCGCTGCGGGGCTACAACGACCTTGAAAAAAAACTGGCCGGGCTGAACATTTCCATCGACATCAAAGAAGCTGTGCATGAGCAAGTTTTTTAA